Proteins from one Flammeovirgaceae bacterium genomic window:
- a CDS encoding dicarboxylate/amino acid:cation symporter has translation MPLYAKILIGMGIGLVWGIAATPLGIAEFTHDWIKPFGTIFINCLKLIAVPLIIVSLIDGVSNLSDVSRLSRMGGKTIALYIGTTVIAVTIGLTLVNIIDPGHYLSVERRDQLRESFAADLDTSIITAHSTKDSGPLQTLVNIVPDNLFNSFSDNTNMLQVIFFSILFGVAMILSPKEKVAPVKSFFDGANHVILAIVDIIMRYAPIGVFALLASLTIDLELLQALSVYSLNVVLGLAVMVFVSYPLLLKAMTKVKYSRFMKAVLPAQILGFSTSSSAATLPVTMDCVEKNLGVSEEVSSFVLPLGATINMDGTSIHQGVSAVFIAQAFGIDLSLGQQLTILMTAVLASIGAAAVPGAGIIMLIIVLEAVGLDPAGLALILAVDRPLDMLRTAVNVTGDSTVAAIIASSENAIKDESELGKIQEIDTGKVDTSQN, from the coding sequence ATGCCGCTATATGCAAAAATCCTTATTGGCATGGGGATTGGGTTGGTATGGGGGATTGCGGCCACGCCCCTCGGGATTGCCGAATTCACCCATGATTGGATAAAGCCGTTTGGCACCATTTTTATCAATTGCTTAAAGTTGATTGCCGTTCCGCTTATCATTGTTTCCCTTATCGATGGTGTCTCCAACCTGTCGGACGTAAGCAGGCTTTCGCGAATGGGCGGCAAAACCATCGCCCTGTACATTGGCACAACCGTAATAGCCGTTACCATAGGGCTTACGCTGGTCAATATCATTGACCCCGGCCACTACTTGTCGGTGGAAAGAAGGGACCAGTTGAGGGAATCCTTTGCGGCAGACCTCGATACCAGCATCATTACCGCGCACAGCACCAAAGACTCCGGCCCCTTGCAAACCTTGGTCAATATTGTCCCCGACAACCTGTTCAACTCCTTTTCGGACAACACCAACATGCTACAGGTGATTTTCTTTTCCATCCTTTTTGGCGTGGCCATGATCCTCTCCCCCAAGGAAAAGGTTGCCCCCGTTAAAAGCTTTTTTGATGGGGCCAACCATGTGATACTGGCCATCGTGGACATTATCATGCGGTACGCCCCCATAGGCGTTTTTGCGCTGCTTGCCAGCCTCACCATCGACCTGGAGTTGCTGCAGGCGCTGAGCGTGTACAGTTTGAACGTGGTGTTGGGCCTGGCCGTCATGGTATTTGTCAGCTACCCCTTGCTGCTGAAGGCCATGACCAAGGTGAAGTATTCCCGGTTTATGAAGGCCGTGTTGCCCGCCCAAATCCTTGGCTTCTCCACAAGCTCCAGTGCGGCCACATTGCCGGTAACAATGGACTGCGTGGAAAAAAACCTAGGCGTGTCCGAAGAAGTATCCAGCTTTGTGCTGCCCCTGGGGGCCACCATCAACATGGACGGCACCAGCATCCATCAGGGGGTTTCCGCGGTGTTCATAGCGCAGGCTTTTGGCATTGACCTGTCGCTTGGCCAGCAGCTTACTATTTTAATGACGGCCGTGCTGGCTTCCATTGGCGCGGCCGCTGTTCCCGGTGCCGGCATTATCATGTTGATCATTGTGCTGGAGGCCGTGGGGCTGGACCCTGCTGGGCTTGCCCTCATTCTTGCCGTGGACAGGCCCCTGGACATGCTGCGCACGGCCGTCAATGTCACGGGCGACAGTACGGTGGCCGCGATAATCGCCAGTTCTGAAAATGCCATCAAAGACGAATCGGAGCTCGGAAAAATACAAGAAATCGATACGGGCAAGGTGGATACTAGTCAAAATTGA
- a CDS encoding DUF1801 domain-containing protein → MAGPKTKKSNASVTAFLNKVKNKQRREDCFEVMKIMKEVTGEPPKMWGDSIVGFGSYHYTYASGREGDWMLTGFSPRAQSLTLYILAGFGRYEGLLQNLGKFKTGKSCLYLSRLDDIDKPVLKKLIKASVQHMKKGHQA, encoded by the coding sequence ATGGCAGGCCCCAAAACCAAAAAAAGCAATGCCAGTGTAACGGCTTTCCTCAACAAGGTAAAAAACAAGCAACGCAGGGAAGATTGCTTTGAAGTAATGAAAATAATGAAGGAAGTCACCGGGGAGCCCCCCAAGATGTGGGGCGACAGCATTGTGGGGTTTGGTTCCTACCACTATACCTATGCCAGTGGACGGGAAGGCGATTGGATGCTCACCGGCTTTTCCCCACGTGCACAAAGCCTCACCTTGTACATTTTGGCAGGCTTTGGCCGCTATGAAGGGCTGTTGCAAAACCTGGGGAAATTCAAAACCGGGAAATCTTGCCTGTACCTTTCACGGCTGGACGACATTGACAAGCCCGTCCTGAAAAAGCTCATCAAGGCTTCCGTGCAGCACATGAAGAAGGGCCACCAGGCATGA
- the aroC gene encoding chorismate synthase, with the protein MNSYGTLFRITSFGESHGPAIGVVIDGCPAGLAIDEGFIQSELDRRRPGQSRITTQRKESDAFKILSGVFEGKSTGTPITIVIENEDQRSKDYGHLAGTFRPSHADYTYEAKYGARDYRGGGRSSARETAARVAAGAIAKLLLKQAGMGITGYVSEVGEIKAPHFSTLDLANTESNIVRCPDPPTAEKMIAHIDQVRKERDTIGGVVTCVIRNAPVGLGEPVFDKLHAELGKAMLGINAVKGFEYGSGFGGTKMRGSQHNDAFYTEGGKVRTRTNHSGGVQGGISNGEDIYFNVAFKPVATIMKDQQSIDKDGNEAMVTGKGRHDPCVVPRAVPIVEAMAALVMADFLLRGKTSKV; encoded by the coding sequence ATGAACAGTTACGGTACGCTTTTTAGGATAACCTCATTTGGCGAATCGCACGGCCCCGCTATAGGCGTGGTCATAGATGGGTGCCCGGCCGGCCTGGCCATAGACGAGGGCTTCATCCAATCGGAGCTGGACCGAAGAAGGCCCGGCCAGTCCAGGATTACCACACAACGAAAGGAAAGCGATGCCTTCAAAATCCTGTCCGGTGTTTTCGAAGGGAAATCAACGGGCACGCCCATTACCATAGTGATAGAAAACGAAGACCAACGCAGCAAAGACTACGGCCATTTGGCGGGCACTTTCCGTCCTTCCCATGCTGACTATACTTACGAGGCAAAGTATGGTGCCCGGGACTACCGGGGTGGCGGGAGGAGTTCCGCCAGGGAAACCGCGGCACGCGTGGCGGCAGGGGCCATTGCCAAGCTGCTGTTGAAGCAGGCAGGCATGGGCATCACCGGCTATGTATCGGAGGTTGGCGAAATCAAAGCGCCCCACTTCTCCACACTGGACCTCGCCAACACGGAAAGCAACATCGTAAGGTGCCCCGACCCGCCCACGGCCGAAAAAATGATCGCCCACATTGACCAGGTAAGGAAAGAAAGGGACACCATTGGGGGCGTGGTGACGTGCGTCATCCGCAATGCCCCTGTGGGCCTGGGCGAGCCGGTATTTGACAAACTACATGCCGAGCTGGGCAAAGCGATGCTGGGCATTAATGCCGTAAAAGGTTTTGAATATGGCAGTGGCTTTGGCGGAACAAAGATGAGGGGCTCACAGCACAACGATGCATTTTACACCGAGGGGGGCAAAGTGAGGACGAGGACCAACCACTCCGGGGGCGTGCAAGGAGGCATATCCAATGGCGAGGATATTTATTTTAATGTGGCCTTCAAGCCCGTGGCCACCATTATGAAAGACCAACAAAGCATTGACAAGGACGGAAATGAAGCCATGGTAACAGGCAAAGGCAGGCACGACCCATGTGTGGTGCCCCGGGCGGTGCCCATTGTGGAGGCCATGGCCGCCTTGGTGATGGCCGATTTTTTGTTGAGGGGCAAAACCTCAAAGGTTTAG